The following proteins come from a genomic window of Legionella cherrii:
- a CDS encoding c-type cytochrome, with product MKKLWIILLYAIHTASFAEDLGKTTYQISCQNCHAAQFAVGMKAPAAFDKKAWSVRFKNAELEAKQNPTEYKTAMDYLLYSMKRGKGLMPHSGLCKEVDAPQKNCSDEAFIQAIQYMSQNKI from the coding sequence ATGAAAAAACTATGGATTATTTTATTGTATGCCATTCATACTGCGTCATTTGCTGAAGATTTGGGTAAAACAACTTATCAGATATCATGTCAAAATTGTCATGCAGCTCAATTTGCAGTTGGAATGAAAGCCCCTGCCGCCTTTGATAAAAAAGCATGGAGTGTACGTTTTAAAAACGCAGAGCTGGAAGCGAAACAAAATCCTACAGAATATAAAACCGCTATGGATTATTTATTATACAGCATGAAGCGGGGTAAAGGGCTAATGCCTCATAGTGGTTTATGTAAGGAAGTGGATGCACCCCAGAAAAATTGTTCTGATGAAGCATTCATTCAGGCCATTCAGTATATGTCACAAAACAAAATATAG
- a CDS encoding shikimate kinase, with the protein MNQPKRIFIVGLPGAGKSLFAKLLAEKLGWEFIDADLGIEYHVGRTLHEILGAEGQKNFYQCQKEVLMGLHAKENIVATTDASIICDDAIRELLSSEFVVFLQVSTAVQIGRISRNPMPLLTTDLKTFFDSLHSERDHLFENVASISLDTDDNALEEHVFNTLKCVAENETEKAKPVSLNEKDMVLFHKSSHLPIRLSEQQAVCLRLLAQGKSSKEIARDMNISYRTVEGTLAKTMELLGCSSSKELIVLYHDKP; encoded by the coding sequence ATGAATCAACCTAAACGTATTTTTATTGTCGGTCTACCTGGTGCTGGCAAAAGCTTATTCGCAAAGCTTCTGGCTGAAAAACTGGGCTGGGAGTTTATCGATGCGGATCTTGGAATCGAATATCATGTGGGGCGTACTTTGCATGAGATTTTGGGCGCAGAGGGACAAAAAAATTTTTACCAATGCCAAAAAGAAGTACTGATGGGGTTACACGCTAAAGAAAATATAGTAGCAACCACAGATGCCAGCATTATTTGTGATGATGCAATTCGAGAATTGTTGTCCTCAGAGTTTGTCGTATTTTTGCAAGTCAGTACTGCCGTACAAATAGGACGAATTTCACGAAATCCTATGCCATTATTAACGACTGACCTCAAAACTTTTTTTGATTCGCTGCATAGCGAGCGTGATCACCTATTCGAAAATGTAGCGAGTATCTCTCTTGATACGGATGATAATGCCTTGGAAGAACATGTATTTAATACTCTTAAGTGTGTTGCTGAAAACGAAACAGAAAAAGCCAAACCGGTCTCATTAAATGAAAAGGATATGGTGCTGTTTCATAAATCGTCCCATTTACCTATTCGGTTATCTGAACAACAAGCAGTCTGTCTTCGATTACTGGCTCAGGGAAAAAGCTCCAAAGAAATCGCCCGGGATATGAATATCTCTTACCGAACTGTAGAAGGGACTTTAGCTAAGACAATGGAATTATTAGGTTGTTCTTCCAGTAAGGAGTTGATTGTTTTATATCATGATAAGCCATGA
- a CDS encoding uracil-DNA glycosylase translates to MSDPLNRYYLQAMGIDLWELRSSHPSCEQGLSTLAKEVAACTRCPLHKTRTQTVFFRGSPNAKLMIIGEAPGFYEDQQGLPFVGKAGSLLNQMLQSIEMQEQDVYIANVLKCRPPNNRDPQMEEITQCSSYLAQQIELIQPHLILALGRFAGQFLLNQSLPLKQLRNTLHHYNNIPFIVSYHPAYLLRNPADKKKAYLDLLTVKHLLIKQQG, encoded by the coding sequence ATGTCAGACCCTTTAAATCGTTATTATCTACAGGCTATGGGAATCGATCTCTGGGAGCTACGTAGCTCGCATCCTTCCTGTGAACAAGGATTATCTACCTTGGCTAAAGAAGTGGCTGCATGCACTCGATGTCCTTTACATAAAACTCGCACGCAAACTGTTTTTTTCCGTGGCAGTCCGAACGCAAAATTAATGATTATTGGTGAAGCTCCAGGCTTTTATGAGGATCAGCAAGGATTACCTTTTGTAGGTAAAGCAGGAAGTTTATTGAATCAAATGTTACAGAGCATTGAAATGCAAGAACAAGATGTGTACATCGCCAATGTTTTGAAATGTAGGCCACCTAATAATAGAGATCCTCAGATGGAGGAAATTACTCAATGCAGTTCTTATCTCGCACAGCAAATTGAGCTGATTCAGCCGCATTTGATCTTGGCTTTAGGACGCTTTGCTGGTCAATTTTTACTTAATCAATCACTGCCGCTGAAACAATTGCGAAATACACTCCATCATTACAATAATATTCCTTTTATCGTCAGCTATCATCCTGCTTATCTTTTACGAAATCCAGCCGATAAGAAAAAAGCATATCTTGATTTATTAACTGTAAAACACCTGTTAATAAAACAGCAGGGTTAA
- a CDS encoding protein kinase translates to MPLVIDLQNIAQNKWIWDFLENQRLHGKEVWKPNEVYTYNGSSFTFQQPVFARKRKNPAQGYAYEMPSSKRLGLGKYGAVYRISCTISRGKTDTFQVQDKHRVVKFLDPNDALREYNVGHYTEHLHMKAPTQSYLVMREMQGQTFTSFLHQYYRTLSRKKKLELTKAIIHAIKEQLIDRKLIHKDLHGRNILIHYDPLSSQNHFTVNVIDYGMAYYSPGLNIGLLNSDVGSLWNFLYAIWSNEPDRPEVINALINMRSFRFSDYLLLDEVVMAPTLKSQKPLDRMLAYLRQLAETHDGLAKELRHDLLRAVKQSDASNLTPMKLAVEQCKESLIKHNIDLCSFPYPVFTENAEKQKQLNEIYAYLRHLENKGKFLIFYDQENEGNELCELAHNLRQKTYQAAMMSPLQQRDAFAACSIQCKEILDKNRELLNIHRDSNYIWAEIGVVLCSLIVFYPIVGFIHYLATDRFRFFNQTESAAGASKMEKNFNQLCDI, encoded by the coding sequence ATGCCTCTTGTTATCGATTTGCAAAATATTGCACAAAATAAATGGATTTGGGATTTTCTGGAAAACCAACGTCTCCACGGGAAGGAGGTTTGGAAGCCGAATGAAGTATATACCTATAACGGCTCTTCTTTTACATTTCAGCAACCTGTTTTTGCAAGAAAAAGAAAAAATCCTGCTCAGGGGTACGCTTATGAAATGCCATCCTCAAAACGTCTCGGCTTAGGAAAATATGGAGCAGTATACCGCATTTCCTGCACAATCAGTCGGGGTAAAACAGATACCTTCCAGGTTCAAGACAAACATCGAGTTGTAAAGTTTCTAGATCCTAATGATGCCTTGCGCGAGTATAACGTCGGACATTATACCGAACATTTACATATGAAAGCGCCAACCCAGTCTTACCTGGTAATGAGGGAAATGCAGGGGCAAACGTTCACAAGTTTTTTACATCAATATTATCGAACTCTAAGCCGAAAGAAAAAATTAGAATTAACTAAAGCAATAATCCATGCAATCAAAGAACAGCTTATTGATAGAAAACTCATTCATAAGGATCTTCATGGAAGAAACATTTTAATACATTATGATCCCTTGTCATCACAAAACCATTTTACCGTAAATGTTATTGACTACGGTATGGCATATTATTCCCCGGGATTAAATATCGGTTTGCTCAATTCTGATGTTGGGTCATTGTGGAATTTCCTCTACGCGATATGGTCGAATGAACCGGATAGACCTGAAGTCATCAATGCATTAATCAATATGCGATCTTTTCGTTTCAGCGATTACTTACTGCTTGATGAAGTAGTTATGGCCCCCACACTAAAATCCCAAAAACCATTGGATCGCATGCTTGCCTACCTAAGGCAATTGGCAGAAACACACGACGGATTAGCAAAAGAATTGCGACATGATTTATTGCGTGCAGTAAAACAATCTGATGCGAGTAATTTGACGCCAATGAAACTGGCTGTCGAACAATGCAAAGAGTCTCTAATCAAACACAATATTGATCTTTGCAGTTTTCCTTATCCAGTTTTTACGGAAAACGCAGAGAAACAAAAACAGTTAAATGAAATTTATGCCTATCTCAGGCATCTCGAAAATAAAGGAAAATTCCTGATATTCTATGACCAGGAAAATGAAGGAAATGAACTTTGTGAGCTGGCACACAACTTAAGACAAAAAACGTATCAAGCGGCTATGATGTCTCCTCTACAACAAAGAGACGCTTTCGCTGCATGCAGCATACAGTGCAAGGAAATCTTAGACAAAAATCGAGAATTACTTAATATTCATCGAGACTCCAATTACATTTGGGCTGAAATTGGGGTAGTCCTGTGTTCTCTTATTGTTTTCTACCCCATAGTCGGCTTTATTCATTATCTTGCAACGGATCGGTTTAGATTTTTTAATCAAACAGAATCAGCTGCAGGAGCCTCCAAAATGGAAAAGAATTTTAATCAATTATGTGATATTTAA
- a CDS encoding LicD family protein yields the protein MTLAKNSNPYSADTAFQDGRLRQAQLKMLTMLEVVDSICRKHGLDYWLDAGTLLGAVRHQGFIPWDDDVDIAMPRSSYEQFLRVAPSEIPNWMWLQTIHSDPGYFNMATPLKIRDRASRFIEKHEKGNEPYVQGIFIDVFVYDRMPVDPKQRKRYKFYAKKLSRLLCTKYSKVKIGHYPTFYKLIASFFPKPLLEWGLQKIIHQANASHSPYIGRGYNCVGKNLIKNEEIYPLQRVSFETKEFNIPRNAEAFLIQQYGDYLQLPPEEQRVMRHCKELIPHLEETI from the coding sequence ATGACATTAGCAAAAAATTCAAATCCCTATTCAGCAGATACTGCATTTCAAGATGGCCGATTACGCCAAGCGCAGCTAAAAATGCTTACTATGCTGGAAGTCGTAGACTCTATCTGCAGAAAACATGGTTTGGATTATTGGCTTGATGCGGGTACTCTTTTAGGTGCTGTCCGCCATCAAGGATTTATTCCCTGGGATGATGATGTGGATATTGCCATGCCCCGCTCCAGCTATGAACAATTTCTACGTGTTGCTCCATCAGAAATTCCAAACTGGATGTGGTTGCAAACAATCCATAGTGACCCAGGCTATTTTAATATGGCTACTCCCTTAAAAATCAGAGATCGTGCCAGTCGTTTTATTGAAAAACACGAAAAAGGGAATGAGCCGTACGTTCAAGGTATCTTTATTGATGTATTTGTCTATGACAGGATGCCCGTAGACCCAAAACAACGAAAGCGTTACAAATTCTATGCTAAAAAGCTCTCCCGTTTATTATGCACTAAATACAGTAAAGTAAAAATAGGACACTATCCTACCTTCTATAAATTGATCGCCTCATTTTTTCCTAAACCTCTACTTGAATGGGGTTTGCAAAAAATCATCCATCAAGCAAATGCCAGTCATAGCCCATATATAGGACGAGGATATAATTGCGTAGGCAAAAATTTAATTAAAAATGAAGAAATTTATCCTTTGCAACGCGTCTCTTTTGAAACCAAAGAATTTAATATCCCTCGTAACGCAGAAGCCTTCCTGATTCAACAATATGGTGATTATTTGCAGTTACCTCCAGAAGAACAA